Within Spinacia oleracea cultivar Varoflay chromosome 4, BTI_SOV_V1, whole genome shotgun sequence, the genomic segment tgtttaggttctttagttcaaagttgggagcgaaaatgtcattttagctctatatatgacctttaacgacccaacgagccttaaatgtgcataaataggttggaatgagttttagaaacttaaaactatgcatattagtcatgtaataggattaaaatgagtgtttaggttctttagttcaaagttgggagcggaaatgtcattttagctctatatatgacctttaacgacccaacgagccttaaatgtgcataaataggttcgaatgagttttagaaacttaaaactatgcatattagtcatgtaataagaatcaaatgagtccttaggttctttagttcaactttgggagcgaaaatgtcattttagctcaatatatgacctataacgacccaacgagccttaaatgtgcataaataggttcgaatgagttttagaaacttaaaactatgcatattagtcgtgtaataagaatcaaatgagtccttaggttctttagttcaaagttgggagcgaaaatgtcattttaggttaatatatgacctataacgacccaacgagccttaaatgtgcataattaggttcgaatgagttttagaaacttaaaactatgcatattagtcgtgtaataagaatcaaatgagtccttaggttctttagttcaaagttgggagcgaaaatgtcattttaggttcgaatgagttttagagggTTTACCTTGGATGGTAAGTCAGTTGTCTTCTTTTGGGCCGCTAACACCGTTGTCTTTTTCTTGGAGCTACCATCCCTCTCTTTAGAAACATTAGACTTGGACTTCTTTTTAGGAGGTGAAATACAATcctttaaaattcaacaaaaacaagAGTAGGTAAGATGTCGAATGTGCTTGCGTGAACATATACATTCTaaacaataaaacatatatacctCGCCGTCTTCGAAAATCACTAAGTGTATGGGCCATTGCACAAAACTACCCAGAGCACCGCCTAAGTTAGTGAAACCATCTCCCGTAGGTACCGGAAGAATATCATCAACATGTCCGTCGTAAACAAAATCAACTTGGACTTTATAGTGACCAGGCTTCATCGATGTAAAATGTTGGGGCAATGCACCATCTGAGGGTTGTACCATACCATCCGCCACGACAATGTTGTTGCCTGAAACTTTCTCCTCAAGGGCAAGACGACATGGAGTCCTTTCCTTCATAAACAAAGGTTTCAATgcaactttgtaagtgatacagATTATTAAgtaaatgtcaactaaaaacataaaaggaTCAAGCAACTATGTTAAAAAAGAGTGACTACGTCGTACCTTTAGCTCGTGTGGTTGCGGCACTAAGATGTGACGAGTGGTTCTTGTAGCACTAACATCAAGGTCAACTCTGGCAGAATCATTTAAGTGGAGGTCATCAGGTATCGGGGTAGAAATGGAGTTTAGTTGTCCTGTTTTTAACAAGGTGCTTAGTTGCTTTTGGAGGGCCTCTGCCACCCTCTTCTCTACCCTTTTCTCTAATTCACCTTCAAACTCCTTTTTCACAGAAGCTCTGATTGATTCGTAATTTTCTGATgaagcttcaccatggtcacTTCTACTATGTCGAATACACGGACCGAAAGCCTTTTTGATACCAACCATGCCACCTGTTCCCTTGACACGCCCACGATGATCTTTTTTCCCTATAGCTTTAGTGAGGGCATCCTCACCCTGTTCGAAAGAAAGATTTCCTTTTTCCTCTTCTGCGATGTACTCTAACTGCCAATTAGGAAAGTAATATTACTTTATATTCTCTAATCAAAGcaagtaaatattaattaattatcgctACTTACAGCTTTTGTTGCGATTTCAACAACTTCTGTATCGTTcgggtcaatttcccactttcccTCTTTATTTTGTACTTGATGGGCCAAAATCCACTCCTTTGATCTGTATTTTCTAACTCTATTAACATTTGAGGTCACTGATGAGTTCACCGAGGAGCTACTCGAGATAGGTAAAGCTGCATCTGGTGGAAGTCGTCCATCCTTTATCCAATCTAGTCGCTTTCTATTATAACCCTTTTGGCCGGTGCGATGTGGGTTCTTGTTGCATGATGCACTTTTCCTCGCCTTTTCACTACGAAGCTGTCAAAGACAACATAAAAAGATGGAAATAAATGTTTTTTCTGATAACTTTTTGTCCTAGAACCAATGTCAGTTTGCTACATGAAAAACTCTTTAAGGACAAGTTAAAGAAATATTATCATTACCAATGACTCTGGCAGGAAATAATGTTTAACAAAAGTcttccaatcatcctctgtgaTATGGTTGTAGACATCCCAAGGCatcttgtttgtttgattttttagcTTCTTTTCCTTCATAGTTATCCATCGGCGCACCAACttgctcttgaaacaactaaatcgtttcgccacacaagaatgaaaatatttctccctcgaatgattagaatcatcagtaatgtggaacataagctgttaataattaaaaaaagttagattataaaaatagtatttaaatcaaattaaataatccctaaaatatacaaatcaagttaatatccaATGCTTACCTTAGTCTCCTCCCAAAACCCCTTCTTGATTTGCTCATCTACCTTTGGATATAATGGGACGTTAATATTAATTCTAGTAGCACAACTCCCAACTTGCTTCCCGTATTCATGAGACCATTGTCCATCGGGGACATTATATACATTATACTCAAGGAACATAGGCTTAGTGACTTTAACACCTTTTGACGGACCACGGCCTTTAATGGTCTTTGTAATCGTACTAACATCTTGTGATTCGTCACGCGTTGTGGGAGTCTTGCCACCTTCTGATTCATGCCTAACAACAATTTGGTTTTCATTCATCGTACCTATGTTGTTCATGCATCAAGTAAAACATACAGAAGAGTGGTTACAAAATGTGCGCGCAGCAGCAAATCAGTGCTCTAGCATACAGAAGGAtatcagatcagtgcagatatcacagatcagatcagcactgatcagtgcagatcagatcagcactgatctgcactgatcagatcagcacagatcagtgctgatcagatctgcactgatcagtgctgatctgatctgtgatatctgcactgatctgttctgcactgatctgatcagcactgatctgtgctgatctgatctgcactgatcagtgcagatcagatcagcacagatctgtgctgatcagatcagcactgatcagtgcagaacagatcagcacagatcagtgcagaacagatcagcacagatcagtgctgatctgatctgcacagatcagtgcagaacagatcagcacagatcagtgcagaacaggtcagcacagatcagtgctgatctgatctgcactgatctgtgctgacctGATCTGCAATGTTCCCCCCTTGTTGATTTTGTTCGAATTATAACAATATGACTGTTGCATCTGCAGCTTGAGACAGGTAGTCAGGTAAGTCCATTTTTTTAAAGTGAAACCATAGAGGAACAATTGACACTATTTTAACCAAATATTTGGTTAATAAAATTTCATCAAGGATTTGCAGATGCTAGTTTTATGGCAGTCATAAGAGATAAATCAAGGTCAATTTTGAAACAACAGCAACTAACAGTACCACTCCCCACCAATTTTAAGTTTCTAGTTTGTGCAAAGGGGATCATGCAAAAGAGATGGCACTAATTGAAGAATGAACGAGAAATTTAAGTGTAAATATGTCAAAGCTCAACATAATGGAAAATCAATAAGAACAGCATagagagaaagaaatttagGGGCTGTTTGGTTCCCCAGACTTCCCCCTGGACTTGGATTCCCCCAAATTTCTATCAGTCTCTCATTGGTCAATGACTCAATGGTCACCACCATCATCCCAAATCAATCCACCCCACCCCACCATCACCTCACCACCACTATCACCGTCACCTCACTAGTCACCACTAAAGCAACTCTCACTTCCACCCACCATGGATACATCACCAGAAAAACCAACCTTCACATCCCTTCCTTGATCCATTTCACCCCTTTTCCCTCTTTTTATTCCTCTCCGCTTTTTGTTAGGGACCAAAACATCGCTTTACAATGTAATTGAACaattgatagaatactaagttgaCACATGCTCCGGCCTTCAAAGAATCAAATCATATCAAAGAATTTGAACTCTATAGCAGTAACAAGCCAACAAGCATGAAAAATTATATATGTGgaatgcactgatctgtgcagatctgatcagcatagatcagtgctgatcagatcagcactgatctgtgctgatctgttctgcactgatctgtgctgatctgatctgcacaaatcagtgcagatcagatcagcactgatctgtgctgatctgttctgcactgatcagatctgcagaacagatcagcacagatcagtgctgatctgatctgcactgatctgtgcagatcagtgcagaacagatcaacACAGATCAGTGCTACCCTCATCTGATCTGCattgatctgtgctgatctgatctgcaatgttctttgtcattcttggtgtgtttgttgaggcaatatgagaatgcagggcagctaactcattctataaacaagttctattaatctagtatagtacggagttgtatgtaagttagatcgtaaaatgaaattatgtaattgagtttcacttaaactcaagcaacaatgattaagaaacttaatgaggaaatctgacaatctcacttctcttatatcatgaaatcatatactcatatgagataagtctagaaaacaccacttatgctaaaatgaggcattttcgctcccagctatgaactaacgaacataaggactcattttaaccttttaaatgattaatatgattaattttaactttcca encodes:
- the LOC110783863 gene encoding uncharacterized protein; translation: MFLVDIYLIICITYKVALKPLFMKERTPCRLALEEKVSGNNIVVADGMVQPSDGALPQHFTSMKPGHYKVQVDFVYDGHVDDILPVPTGDGFTNLGGALGSFVQWPIHLVIFEDGEDCISPPKKKSKSNVSKERDGSSKKKTTVLAAQKKTTDLPSKVNPLKLIRT
- the LOC130471835 gene encoding uncharacterized protein, with product MNENQIVVRHESEGGKTPTTRDESQDVSTITKTIKGRGPSKGVKVTKPMFLEYNVYNVPDGQWSHEYGKQVGSCATRININVPLYPKVDEQIKKGFWEETKLMFHITDDSNHSREKYFHSCVAKRFSCFKSKLVRRWITMKEKKLKNQTNKMPWDVYNHITEDDWKTFVKHYFLPESLLRSEKARKSASCNKNPHRTGQKGYNRKRLDWIKDGRLPPDAALPISSSSSVNSSVTSNVNRVRKYRSKEWILAHQVQNKEGKWEIDPNDTEVVEIATKALEYIAEEEKGNLSFEQGEDALTKAIGKKDHRGRVKGTGGMVGIKKAFGPCIRHSRSDHGEASSENYESIRASVKKEFEGELEKRVEKRVAEALQKQLSTLLKTGQLNSISTPIPDDLHLNDSARVDLDVSATRTTRHILVPQPHELKVRRSHSFLT